ACCTGGTCTCAGGAGAACCGCCTGCAGCTGAATCCATCCAAATGTAAGGAGCTGCAGTCATGCTTTAAGAGATCTCCTCCAACTCATTCTCCAGTTGAACTCGATGGCCTTGCTTTCGAGACAGTCAACTCGGCTAAAGTGCTCGGCGTTACCATAAGAGATGATTTCAAATGGAACGATCGCATCCTTAATGTAACCTCAAAGGCTGCCAAAAGATTGTACCTCCTGAGTCAACTCAAACGAGCTGGTATCTGTGTGAGtgatcttgttttattttactgtAGTACCATAAGATCGGTTTTAGAATACGCATGTCAAGTATTTCACTCCAGTCTTCCGTACTATTTATCCGAGGAGCTGGAACGTATTCAGAAGCGCGCCTTGCGCATTATCTTTCCTTATGCAAGTTACAACAGCGCGCTCAAAGAGGCAGGAATCCCCTCTCTTTATGACAGGCGAGCGTCTTTATCGTCTGATCTTTTTAACGACATTGTTCTTGACATTAATC
The sequence above is a segment of the Montipora foliosa isolate CH-2021 chromosome 2, ASM3666993v2, whole genome shotgun sequence genome. Coding sequences within it:
- the LOC137990879 gene encoding uncharacterized protein, producing MLKFADDTTVSEIVPPSNQNALQHAVDLISTWSQENRLQLNPSKCKELQSCFKRSPPTHSPVELDGLAFETVNSAKVLGVTIRDDFKWNDRILNVTSKAAKRLYLLSQLKRAGICVSDLVLFYCSTIRSVLEYACQVFHSSLPYYLSEELERIQKRALRIIFPYASYNSALKEAGIPSLYDRRASLSSDLFNDIVLDINHKLAGLLPPKAVHHRQLRSNRQFIVPVCKTDRLKKSFIVSHSLRM